CAACAGTCGCCGTTCGACGCCTGGACGACCCTGCAGAAACTCGAGTCGCTGCCCCTCCGGATGGACAAACACTGCGAGAACGCGATGGCCGTCGCGGAGTTCCTCGAGGATCACGACGCAGTCGCCTGGGTGAACTACCCCGGCCTCGAGAGCCACGAGACCCACGAGAACGCGAGGGAGTACCTCGAAGGCGGGTACGGCGGCATGATCACGTTCGGCCTCGAAGGCGGTTACGACGCCGCGGAGACGGTCTGCAACGGGGTCGACCTCGCGAGCCTGCTGGCGAACGTCGGCGACGCCAAGACGCTGATCATCCATCCCGCGAGCACGACACACCAGCAACTCTCCGAGGAGGAGAAACTCGCGAGCGGCACCACCGACGACCTCGTCCGTCTCTCGGTCGGGATCGAGGACGTCGACGACGTGATCGCCGATCTCGAGCAGGCGATCGAACTGACGTAACGATCAGCGTCGTTGCTCGGCGTACTGGTCGATACATCCGCCTGCGGTTTTGTTCTCAGCGAGTCGACAACAGCCCCCGTCGTTAAGGTGACTGGGTTCGATCGATGAATTATGCCTACAGGAATACTTACCGACGATACCGCGGAGCAGATCGTGACAACCTGTCGGACTGCGGTCGGCGATAGCCTGCGATCGGTTACGTACTTCACCCGCGACGATTACGAGCAGGTGTATCTCCGCGAGGACTTAGAGCGCGACGCCGACCTCTCGACGTTCATCGGCCACGAGTGGCGCGGCTTCAAGACGGCACAAACCGCCTACGACGGCTCCGAACTGGGCGACTACAACTACACCATTCGGGTCTTCGATAACGGCTTTCTGATCCGCGTGACCACCGACAGCGAGGGCGTCTTCGCGACGACGGACGGGCTCACGGTCAAGGATTTCGAAGAAGTCGCGACGGCGCTCCGTTCGTTCTTGAGCGATCGCAGGGTCAACTAACGGGACGCTGTCGACGTATCGGCTGTCGTTCCCCGCTCGTGGTCGTTCGTGTCGGCTCCGCCCGTCGTACGACTCGAGTGGGAACCGATCGGCAGTCCGCAGCCGTGCTCGCCGTCTATACCGAGAAGACGGGCGAACCGGCGATGTTCGGCGGCGTGTCTATCGAGACTCATACCGTCGAAAAACGATGATATCCGTTGTAGTAATGCAGACCATTTGCCGCGGAAACGCCCGACTATGGTCGTGAAACGATCCCGGTGCCCGCTATCGATTTTCCCGCTGTAACAGTTTCATTCCGCCTCGGTGGAACATCGACCGAGGTCGCTTTCTAGTCGCCCCGTTTCGCCGGGCGAGGCGTCGCGTCTGTTCGTCCCGTAACACCCTTTTCCGTCACGCCCGTCGTTCCGGTAATGACCGAACTCCCAGGGCTCGTCGAGCGCGAACTCGAGACCCACGACGCCTTCGAGTCGACCGACGACGCCAGCTACGACCTCACGACGACAGTCTTCGAGACGGCAGTCACCGCGGTCGAGGCGGAGGGAAAGCGGGACGGGCGGTTTCACGTTACCGTAACCCTCCCGACGCTCGATGCCGCCGTCGCGAACGAGGCCGTCGCCGCAGCCGTCGAAGACGGCTGGTTCGAGACCCTCGAGCGACGACTCGAGGACGTGTTTACCGTCGCCCGCACGGGAACGCACGAGGAACCCGCCATCGACCGGGATACGAACACCGTCACGGTGACCCTCGAGTACGTCGCCTGGGACGCGGCCGAGGGCGTCGAGGACGCGAAGGCGCTCGTCGAGTACGTCGAGGGAACCTTCGCCCAGGGGATCGTCCCCGGCTACGAGTATCGCGGCGAAGCGGCGGCGCTACTCGACAACGCCCAAAACCGCGGCCAACAGGCGGCAGACGGAGACCGTGGCGGGATGCCGATGTAAAACCGGTTGTGCCGCGAGCGAGCCACCGACTGGCCCGCGAGGAAACGAAGCCACGCTGTAAATAGAGCGAATAGGTATCGGTTGTTACGGCCACCGAGGGATCGGACGTCACGGCCAGCGACGATTCCCCGGTCCCTCGAGCAATCAGCGCAAAGCGCCGTCGACCGCGAACGAGAGCGTGCAGGACCGCCCCCAGCGAATTTTAGCTCGCCGGTTCGCTACCCCATCGCGATGTACGTCTTCGTATCGGTTATGCCCTCGAGCGCCTGGATGCCCGAGGAGACGGCCTCGAGCACGTTGTAGACTTCGGGGGCGTCGACTTCGGCGATGACGTCGTAGGTGCCGGCGACGATGTGGGCCTCCGAGACGGACTCGAGGTCCCTGATCGCCGCGAGCAGCCCCTCGGACTCTCCGGCGGCCGTTTTGATCATGATAAACGCGTGAACCATCTGTTTGGGTGTGGTACACTATCACACGACTAAAACCTTTGCCTAGCTGGGCGAACGGTTCGAACAGTTGGCATGGTAACTCGGGGCAAACTTATTGGCGGGCGCGAGCGTACCCCTGTCCATGCGGTTCGTGATCATTGGCGCTGGACGAGTAGGGCTGCGCACAGCGCGCGTCCTGCGCGACGAGGGCCACGAGGTGACGGTGATCGAACGGGACGAGGCGATGATTCGACGCGCTCGAACGCAGGAGTTTACCGTCGTCGAGGGCGACGGCTCTCACGAGACGGTCCTCGAGGAGGCCGGTATCGCCGACGCTGACGCGCTGGGCGCGTTGACGGGTTCCCTGAACGTCAACTTCACCGCCTGTATGATCGCAAAGCACTACGGCTGCCGGACGATCATGC
The genomic region above belongs to Natronorubrum halophilum and contains:
- a CDS encoding DUF7522 family protein, which encodes MPTGILTDDTAEQIVTTCRTAVGDSLRSVTYFTRDDYEQVYLREDLERDADLSTFIGHEWRGFKTAQTAYDGSELGDYNYTIRVFDNGFLIRVTTDSEGVFATTDGLTVKDFEEVATALRSFLSDRRVN
- a CDS encoding DUF5813 family protein, translated to MTELPGLVERELETHDAFESTDDASYDLTTTVFETAVTAVEAEGKRDGRFHVTVTLPTLDAAVANEAVAAAVEDGWFETLERRLEDVFTVARTGTHEEPAIDRDTNTVTVTLEYVAWDAAEGVEDAKALVEYVEGTFAQGIVPGYEYRGEAAALLDNAQNRGQQAADGDRGGMPM
- a CDS encoding Lrp/AsnC ligand binding domain-containing protein, translated to MVHAFIMIKTAAGESEGLLAAIRDLESVSEAHIVAGTYDVIAEVDAPEVYNVLEAVSSGIQALEGITDTKTYIAMG